A genomic stretch from Algoriphagus halophilus includes:
- a CDS encoding peptidylprolyl isomerase produces MTLLFVWLVCSLTFSQTSNKVPIGEIKTPYGKILISLADQTPHHRDSFIELANAGYWDTLTFNRVIPNFVNQGGCPDTEEGFNDLEYLLAPEITPELTHVYGAVGAGRDGNPEKISARCQFYIIQNPEGVHRLDGDYTVFGQVVQGMDVVETIAHLETDDKDEPLKPVTMKIKIKYLSPSKIEKLKNSNP; encoded by the coding sequence TTGACTTTACTATTTGTTTGGTTGGTTTGTTCTTTAACTTTTAGTCAAACCTCAAACAAGGTACCAATTGGAGAGATCAAAACTCCTTATGGAAAAATCTTAATTTCCCTTGCAGATCAAACTCCTCACCATCGTGATAGTTTCATTGAATTGGCAAATGCAGGCTATTGGGATACACTTACTTTCAACCGTGTCATACCCAATTTTGTCAATCAAGGTGGATGTCCTGATACAGAAGAAGGCTTTAATGATCTTGAATATTTACTTGCTCCGGAAATCACTCCAGAACTCACCCATGTTTATGGCGCTGTAGGTGCAGGAAGAGATGGAAATCCTGAAAAAATCAGTGCGCGCTGTCAATTTTACATCATTCAAAATCCGGAAGGAGTTCATCGCTTAGATGGAGATTACACCGTGTTCGGTCAGGTGGTCCAAGGAATGGATGTTGTGGAAACCATCGCTCATTTAGAAACTGATGACAAAGATGAACCATTAAAGCCTGTTACCATGAAAATTAAAATCAAATACCTATCTCCTTCCAAAATCGAAAAACTTAAAAATTCAAATCCATGA
- a CDS encoding GAF domain-containing sensor histidine kinase has product MDKQSSILDNELERLLALSNLDLDYYDAKHGIEWLTEMAATVAGTQVSLVNLIDSYTQWSIASVGIELTQMPREDSVCQYTLGNEEGELFEVDDLRLDERFKEKKYVTENPNLTYYLGVPLKTSEGYNLGSLCVMDVELKQISQEKKELLKMIARQIVDRLKVNSKVHDLKIQMGELHQSQKKLAHDIRGPLGGIMGLAEIIKSQGKDIDPEEVMEYMDLIEKSGKSMMDLADEILGQHYDASHHRTMELEDYQLNLKSFRAKIIDMFTPQAILKKIDLQVILNEENQYMPFPKAKLMQIVGNLISNSIKFTPETGSINIVLDLIFESSTMILVIKVKDSGMGMPQQKIDQLLSNEVVTELGTSGEKGFGFGVKMVRKLLNDLNGEMDIQSQVGKGTEFTVKISFN; this is encoded by the coding sequence ATGGACAAGCAATCATCAATTCTTGACAATGAGTTAGAAAGGCTTTTGGCATTAAGCAATCTGGATTTAGATTATTACGATGCAAAGCATGGAATTGAATGGTTGACTGAAATGGCCGCCACTGTGGCCGGTACGCAAGTCTCTCTGGTCAATTTGATTGATTCCTATACCCAATGGAGTATTGCCTCGGTGGGAATAGAATTGACTCAGATGCCTAGGGAAGATTCTGTTTGCCAATATACACTAGGGAACGAGGAAGGGGAATTATTTGAAGTCGATGATTTAAGGCTAGATGAACGTTTTAAAGAAAAGAAGTATGTCACAGAGAACCCAAATCTGACTTATTATCTAGGTGTTCCGCTGAAAACATCAGAAGGGTATAATCTGGGATCACTTTGTGTGATGGATGTGGAGTTGAAACAGATTAGCCAGGAAAAAAAAGAATTGCTTAAAATGATCGCTAGGCAAATTGTGGATCGCTTGAAAGTGAACAGCAAGGTTCATGATTTAAAGATTCAAATGGGGGAGCTACATCAAAGTCAAAAAAAGCTTGCCCATGATATTCGAGGGCCATTAGGTGGGATTATGGGGCTTGCAGAAATTATCAAAAGCCAAGGGAAGGATATTGACCCGGAGGAAGTAATGGAATACATGGATTTGATCGAAAAGAGCGGAAAATCAATGATGGATCTTGCTGATGAAATTCTAGGCCAGCACTATGATGCTTCTCATCACCGAACCATGGAACTTGAAGATTATCAGCTCAATTTAAAATCTTTCCGAGCGAAAATCATAGACATGTTCACTCCTCAGGCCATTCTTAAAAAAATCGACCTTCAGGTGATTTTGAATGAAGAAAATCAATATATGCCTTTCCCAAAGGCCAAACTGATGCAGATTGTTGGGAACCTAATTTCAAACTCGATTAAGTTCACTCCAGAAACTGGCTCCATAAACATCGTTTTGGATTTAATTTTTGAGTCCAGTACCATGATATTGGTAATAAAAGTAAAGGATTCTGGAATGGGAATGCCTCAGCAAAAGATAGATCAATTGCTTTCCAATGAGGTAGTTACCGAACTTGGAACTTCTGGAGAGAAGGGTTTTGGCTTTGGGGTGAAAATGGTTCGGAAGTTGCTAAACGATCTCAATGGAGAAATGGACATCCAATCCCAAGTTGGAAAAGGGACAGAGTTTACAGTTAAAATCAGTTTTAACTAA
- a CDS encoding 1-acyl-sn-glycerol-3-phosphate acyltransferase has translation MSNFDSIRPFYDAEANAAIREIVDDPMLEAMMNFTFPSDSKEHWKDLMLHTHSLRDFQINFIYPGVKKVLEKSSDGLSIGGFEQLEPNTAYLFISNHRDIILDTSLLNSCLYENGLVLTTSAIGDNLIKKKFLHTLSRLNRNFAIKRGLQGRALLESSQLASAYIKKSLVHENRSVWTAQREGRTKDGNDATHRGVLKMLTLAEEGNDPFAYFEKIKVVPISISYEYDPTDILKMPELLAKSRDEKYIKSENEDFLNLLRGIMGTKKRIHIQVNGIIDQEIAEISKTELNLGEKLSQLAAVIDQKIWSGYKLWPSNYIAHDLLYGDEEYLSFYTQEEKNAFEKRLVEKVDTKNALMVKNFLAMYANPVNNQKKSLESNSVS, from the coding sequence ATGTCAAATTTTGATTCTATCAGGCCATTTTACGATGCAGAAGCCAATGCTGCCATTCGAGAAATAGTGGATGACCCTATGCTGGAGGCCATGATGAATTTCACCTTTCCTTCAGACTCAAAAGAACATTGGAAAGACCTGATGTTGCATACCCATTCTTTAAGGGATTTTCAAATCAACTTTATTTACCCCGGAGTAAAAAAAGTGCTTGAAAAAAGTTCTGATGGACTAAGCATCGGCGGTTTCGAGCAGTTGGAGCCCAATACCGCATATTTGTTTATCTCCAACCATCGGGACATTATCCTCGACACCTCTTTGCTCAATTCTTGTCTTTATGAGAATGGGTTGGTTTTAACCACCTCTGCTATTGGAGACAATTTGATCAAAAAGAAATTCTTGCATACACTTTCTAGACTCAATAGAAATTTTGCTATCAAAAGAGGACTTCAAGGAAGAGCTTTATTGGAAAGTTCTCAATTGGCTTCTGCTTATATTAAAAAGTCGTTGGTACATGAAAACAGGTCTGTTTGGACTGCACAAAGAGAAGGAAGAACCAAGGATGGAAATGATGCAACCCACCGTGGCGTATTGAAAATGCTCACGTTAGCCGAAGAAGGCAATGACCCTTTTGCTTACTTCGAAAAAATCAAAGTGGTGCCAATTTCTATTTCTTACGAATACGATCCAACAGACATCTTAAAAATGCCTGAGCTGCTGGCAAAGTCAAGAGATGAAAAATACATTAAGAGTGAAAATGAGGACTTCTTAAATCTTTTAAGAGGAATCATGGGTACCAAAAAGAGAATTCATATTCAGGTCAATGGTATAATAGATCAGGAGATTGCCGAGATTTCCAAAACAGAGCTCAACCTAGGCGAGAAGCTTTCCCAATTAGCGGCAGTCATTGATCAAAAAATCTGGTCTGGATATAAACTTTGGCCAAGTAATTACATTGCTCATGATCTCTTGTATGGAGATGAAGAGTACCTCTCCTTTTATACACAGGAAGAGAAAAATGCATTTGAAAAAAGGTTGGTCGAAAAAGTTGACACCAAGAACGCATTGATGGTTAAAAATTTCTTGGCCATGTATGCCAATCCGGTGAATAATCAAAAGAAAAGTCTAGAGTCAAACTCGGTTAGTTAA
- a CDS encoding alpha/beta hydrolase has translation MKKLLFLITFLPSLVFAQATVDTIEVYSQAMKKTLKAAVTTPSGYSNAEKLPVLYLLHGGSGAFDDWHKKVTEPGIVNKMAEQYNLIIVTPGVGPASYYYDSPMMDSVQYETYITQELIPEIDKNYHTLAKKESRAITGLSMGGHGAMMLSAKHPDLFIAAGSMSGVMNIDTRLWKVPESFQQLRQSQQKAMLGSDLNYEAPFSTYTAVGLVDKMKDNGIALIFDIGVDDFLIETNRQMHQLLLENGTPHDYTERPGAHTWEYWTEALPYHLMFISKHLKWD, from the coding sequence ATGAAGAAATTATTGTTCTTAATAACCTTCCTACCTTCTTTGGTGTTTGCCCAGGCCACTGTGGACACCATCGAAGTGTATAGTCAAGCCATGAAGAAAACCCTAAAGGCTGCCGTAACCACCCCATCTGGATATTCAAACGCTGAAAAGCTTCCAGTTCTATATTTACTTCATGGAGGAAGTGGTGCTTTTGACGATTGGCATAAAAAGGTCACAGAACCAGGAATCGTCAATAAAATGGCCGAACAATATAATTTGATCATTGTGACTCCTGGAGTAGGCCCTGCAAGCTATTATTATGATAGCCCCATGATGGATTCCGTTCAATACGAAACCTATATCACACAAGAGCTTATCCCTGAAATAGACAAAAACTACCATACGCTAGCTAAAAAAGAATCCAGGGCAATTACTGGTTTGTCTATGGGAGGCCATGGAGCCATGATGCTGAGTGCCAAACATCCCGATTTATTCATCGCTGCAGGGAGCATGAGCGGAGTCATGAATATTGACACCCGATTATGGAAAGTCCCTGAAAGTTTTCAACAATTGAGACAATCTCAACAAAAGGCGATGCTTGGGAGTGATTTGAACTATGAAGCTCCTTTTTCCACGTACACTGCCGTGGGACTAGTTGATAAAATGAAAGACAATGGAATCGCCCTGATTTTCGATATTGGCGTTGATGATTTCTTAATAGAGACGAATAGGCAAATGCATCAATTGCTATTAGAAAACGGAACTCCTCATGATTACACAGAAAGGCCTGGAGCCCATACCTGGGAATACTGGACCGAGGCACTTCCTTACCATCTCATGTTTATCTCTAAACATCTGAAATGGGATTAA
- a CDS encoding AI-2E family transporter, with the protein MTIVIFLGFDFVYLSSIKMKNENLQNIANLLIVLILGFILLKEGSFIIVPLVWGVFFAFALNPMSNWIEKKRIPRGLAILSSILVVSLLALSVFYLLLNQVIGLISDIPEIGSVFNTRVETYLADLQEFFGVELNSNELLDKVGLFDFGSLNKTIFATGKSIVLAGIIPLYIFLLMYYKDFFVEFLIRRSKDSNEKIINWAKDSGRVIQFYLAGMLKVTAIVALMSGVFFYLIGVKYFLLFAVFIALMNLIPYVGVFISSLFAILYVFLTTDSLAYPLITFFVLWGIQLIENNLITPLVVGSEVKVNALAVVLAILIGGWVWGISGMILFIPLVGVLKITLEKNENLKAYGFLLGDEITISEESENFWKLIKKNFRNSSKK; encoded by the coding sequence ATGACAATAGTCATTTTCTTGGGATTTGATTTTGTTTATCTTTCATCTATCAAAATGAAAAACGAAAACCTTCAAAATATTGCAAACCTTCTGATCGTATTGATCTTGGGTTTTATCCTTCTTAAAGAAGGCTCATTTATTATAGTTCCCTTAGTTTGGGGAGTGTTTTTCGCCTTTGCCTTAAATCCTATGTCCAATTGGATAGAGAAAAAACGAATTCCAAGGGGCTTGGCGATTTTAAGTAGTATTCTAGTGGTCAGTTTATTGGCCTTGAGTGTTTTTTATTTGTTACTCAACCAAGTCATAGGACTGATCAGCGATATTCCTGAAATCGGAAGTGTCTTTAACACACGAGTAGAAACCTACCTGGCTGATTTGCAAGAATTTTTTGGGGTGGAGTTAAATTCCAATGAATTGCTGGATAAGGTGGGGCTATTTGATTTTGGAAGTCTGAATAAGACCATTTTTGCAACCGGAAAATCCATTGTGTTGGCAGGAATTATCCCGCTTTATATTTTTTTATTGATGTATTACAAAGACTTTTTTGTGGAGTTTTTGATAAGAAGATCCAAAGACTCCAATGAAAAAATCATCAATTGGGCAAAGGATTCTGGTAGAGTAATTCAATTTTATTTGGCAGGAATGCTGAAAGTAACCGCAATTGTAGCACTGATGTCAGGGGTGTTTTTCTATTTGATTGGCGTTAAGTACTTTTTGTTGTTTGCTGTATTTATAGCCTTGATGAACTTAATCCCTTACGTGGGGGTATTTATCAGTTCCTTATTTGCCATTTTGTATGTTTTTCTGACCACCGACTCATTGGCTTATCCCTTGATTACATTCTTTGTGTTATGGGGGATTCAATTGATTGAAAATAACCTAATCACTCCTTTGGTAGTAGGATCTGAAGTCAAAGTCAATGCATTGGCCGTGGTTTTGGCAATTCTAATTGGAGGATGGGTATGGGGAATATCCGGAATGATATTATTTATCCCGCTAGTAGGGGTTTTGAAAATTACTTTGGAAAAAAATGAGAATCTAAAAGCCTATGGATTTTTATTGGGAGATGAGATTACCATTTCTGAAGAAAGTGAGAATTTTTGGAAGCTGATCAAAAAGAATTTTCGCAATTCTAGTAAGAAGTGA
- a CDS encoding TetR/AcrR family transcriptional regulator, which yields MENLLNKRKCILESALELINEQGFHGSPISKVAKNAGVAAGSIYTYFESKEELILGIYEYVSENIKTYVSEKDDETLDFKSRFFNYWKNYTRFFEQNPAQHGFYDQFLNSPFNSESSQQFPNVWHEWSFGFFQSGIDQRAIKNMNPTILAILVNSNINSVVKIKNNFKAKLARNKVDLEEISKLIWEGIKS from the coding sequence ATGGAAAATTTACTCAACAAAAGAAAATGCATCCTTGAAAGTGCTCTTGAATTGATCAATGAGCAAGGCTTTCATGGTAGCCCTATTAGTAAAGTAGCGAAGAATGCCGGTGTGGCAGCAGGGTCAATTTATACCTATTTTGAAAGTAAGGAAGAATTGATTTTGGGGATTTATGAATATGTCTCCGAAAACATCAAAACCTACGTTTCGGAAAAAGATGACGAGACTTTGGATTTTAAAAGTAGGTTCTTCAATTATTGGAAAAACTACACGAGATTTTTTGAGCAGAATCCCGCGCAACACGGGTTTTATGATCAATTTTTAAATTCTCCTTTTAATTCAGAAAGCTCACAGCAATTTCCCAATGTCTGGCATGAGTGGTCCTTTGGATTTTTCCAGTCTGGAATAGATCAAAGGGCCATCAAAAACATGAACCCAACGATCCTCGCCATTTTAGTCAACTCGAATATCAATTCGGTAGTGAAGATCAAAAATAACTTCAAAGCAAAACTGGCCCGTAACAAGGTGGACTTGGAGGAAATTTCCAAGCTCATTTGGGAGGGTATAAAAAGCTGA
- a CDS encoding TolC family protein — translation MFKKYVLLVGMGVLLLSTSGYAQENPPIPQGELTLEQILEYSLVNSPMVKQSQIDQEIGDHEIKASLADWYPQVTLSGAGNYNIKLQTSVIGDQLITFGQPWNSNLMFQVNQTLFNRDQLFASKSSKYYRDQLDKAIKNTRITTIVEVSKAYYDILLAEEQLNVLNENIGRLEKQLKDAKNRYESGLVDKTDYQRASISLSNEMSVRNRVQTSFDARYAYLKQLMGCPEEFEFTVSFDREEMLSEIYMDASEPLVLENRVEYQLMQTQQTLNEIQFSYEKWNYLPQLSASYNYNWLYFNQEFSNLYNQAYPTSSVGLTLSLPIFQGGKRNHRVRVADLQVDRGAIDLQNLGNQITTEYEVALTTYQSDVYAWENIRENMKMAEEVYDIIKLQYDEGIKAYVDLVVAESDLRTAQINHLNAIFQVLESKLDLEKALGLIE, via the coding sequence ATGTTTAAAAAGTATGTTCTACTTGTCGGTATGGGAGTTTTACTTCTTTCGACATCTGGCTATGCACAGGAGAACCCACCAATTCCTCAAGGAGAATTAACCTTGGAGCAAATTTTAGAATATTCCTTGGTGAATAGTCCCATGGTAAAGCAGTCCCAAATTGATCAAGAGATTGGGGATCATGAAATCAAGGCAAGTTTGGCAGATTGGTATCCTCAGGTAACTCTTTCTGGAGCGGGAAATTATAACATTAAACTTCAGACTTCTGTGATCGGAGACCAATTGATCACTTTTGGCCAGCCTTGGAATTCCAATCTGATGTTTCAAGTGAACCAAACCCTATTTAATAGGGATCAACTGTTTGCTTCCAAATCGTCCAAATACTATCGGGATCAGCTGGACAAAGCCATTAAAAATACCCGCATTACCACCATTGTGGAAGTAAGTAAGGCTTATTATGATATTCTTTTGGCGGAAGAGCAACTCAATGTATTGAATGAAAACATTGGGAGGTTGGAAAAGCAATTGAAGGATGCCAAAAACAGGTATGAATCAGGCTTGGTAGACAAGACCGATTACCAAAGGGCCAGTATTTCCTTATCCAATGAGATGAGCGTCAGAAATAGGGTTCAAACATCTTTTGACGCGAGGTATGCCTATCTCAAACAGTTGATGGGCTGTCCTGAGGAATTCGAGTTTACGGTGAGTTTTGACCGTGAGGAAATGCTCTCTGAAATCTACATGGATGCTTCTGAACCATTGGTTTTGGAAAACAGGGTGGAGTATCAATTGATGCAGACCCAACAGACCTTAAATGAAATCCAGTTTAGCTACGAAAAGTGGAATTACTTGCCGCAGTTATCCGCTAGCTATAATTACAATTGGCTGTATTTCAATCAGGAGTTTTCCAATCTGTATAATCAGGCTTACCCTACCTCTTCAGTTGGGCTGACCTTATCCTTGCCAATCTTCCAAGGAGGAAAAAGAAATCACCGAGTACGGGTAGCAGACCTCCAAGTCGATCGAGGTGCCATTGATTTGCAAAATCTAGGTAATCAAATCACGACAGAATATGAAGTAGCCTTAACTACCTATCAAAGCGACGTTTATGCATGGGAAAATATCCGTGAAAATATGAAAATGGCTGAGGAGGTATATGACATCATCAAATTGCAGTATGACGAGGGGATTAAAGCCTATGTGGATTTGGTGGTGGCGGAATCAGATTTAAGAACTGCTCAGATCAACCATTTAAATGCCATTTTCCAGGTTTTGGAGAGCAAACTCGATCTAGAAAAAGCCTTGGGACTAATCGAATAA
- a CDS encoding efflux RND transporter periplasmic adaptor subunit: MKSNFSKVAYLALLFAVFSCGTNQQAGPPPAAAVSVTTVQVERKPVIGMDVYPATLVPLNEVEIRPQISGYITNIYIKDGQEVKKGQNLYEIDRSKYAAALQQAEANLASAKANLDKLEKDLERYKRLDEQDAIAKQQLDHAQTAVLDAKSQMAFANAQLESAKTDYSYSVLKAPFDGRVGISQVRLGAQVSPGQPLLNTLSSTDPMALNFVINEKEIPRFNKLLKSTDIPDSLMTIELSDGSIYPFQGTLTTMDRAVGRQSGTINLRVNFPNPNQDLIAGMTVNLRVLNEDIGDQITIPYRSVTEQMGEYFVYVVQPDNTVKQQVVQLGTQIGNEIVVRGGLEEGSKIVVTGIQNLREGAQIVEQSTQVQ; this comes from the coding sequence ATGAAATCTAATTTTAGCAAAGTTGCCTATTTAGCACTGCTATTCGCAGTTTTTTCCTGTGGTACAAATCAGCAGGCAGGTCCACCTCCAGCTGCCGCAGTATCGGTAACAACGGTTCAAGTGGAAAGAAAGCCTGTGATTGGCATGGATGTTTACCCAGCTACCCTTGTCCCTTTGAATGAAGTGGAAATCCGGCCTCAAATCAGTGGCTACATCACCAATATTTACATCAAAGATGGTCAGGAAGTAAAGAAAGGTCAGAATCTCTATGAGATTGACAGAAGCAAGTATGCTGCAGCACTTCAACAAGCAGAAGCCAATCTTGCCAGCGCAAAAGCAAATCTCGATAAACTGGAGAAGGATCTGGAGCGGTATAAAAGATTGGATGAACAAGATGCGATTGCCAAGCAACAATTGGATCACGCGCAGACGGCCGTTTTGGATGCGAAATCTCAAATGGCATTTGCCAATGCCCAATTGGAATCTGCTAAAACTGATTATTCCTATTCTGTTTTGAAAGCTCCTTTTGATGGCAGGGTAGGTATTTCCCAAGTGCGTTTAGGAGCTCAGGTTTCTCCGGGTCAACCGCTTTTGAATACGCTGTCTTCTACTGATCCTATGGCCCTGAATTTTGTGATCAATGAAAAAGAAATTCCGCGTTTTAACAAGCTGTTGAAATCAACTGATATTCCAGATTCCCTAATGACTATCGAATTGAGTGATGGGAGTATTTATCCTTTCCAAGGGACCTTGACCACTATGGATCGTGCAGTAGGCCGTCAATCAGGTACCATCAACCTTCGGGTAAATTTTCCCAATCCCAATCAGGATTTGATCGCTGGAATGACTGTGAATTTAAGGGTGCTCAATGAGGATATTGGGGACCAGATTACAATCCCGTATAGATCCGTAACAGAGCAAATGGGTGAATATTTTGTGTACGTAGTCCAACCTGATAATACCGTGAAGCAACAAGTGGTTCAATTGGGTACACAAATTGGCAATGAAATCGTCGTTCGAGGCGGATTGGAGGAAGGTTCGAAAATTGTCGTTACTGGTATCCAAAATCTACGTGAAGGGGCGCAAATCGTAGAGCAATCGACCCAAGTTCAATAA